In one window of Streptomyces sp. NL15-2K DNA:
- a CDS encoding replication initiator codes for MRQLPEADRDAIRIAQGPQFPRWLEQITATGGCSHPVHLTGSTTVLDGTTGEILHHYDTRSEPGERLLIRCRNRRATICPACSRLHAGDTFHLVRAGLIGGKNVPATVRTRPRLFVTLTAPSFGPVHRTGEQCRPRRDRGTCDHGRSLGCGAVHDAADPLVGQPICPDCYDYTAHVLWHAHASKLWDRFVIDVRRRLATSAGIVQSRFAQHARLSFARVAEYQKRAAVHVHAVVRLDGPDGPADDPPAWGTADRLTDAVQTSARRVLVRTPYSPAVGELVLRWGSQIDARQLRADGDGPDDDAVAAYVAKYVTKGADETGAGTDHKLTTWADIDTAPVSGHVRALMRTCWRLGGLPEYAPLHLRTWAHTLGYRGHILTKSRAYSTTYAALRAERAHHVGHADILDTVTERNWRYVGSGHTPGAALIAAGVAEDLAASSEIARDEREVSR; via the coding sequence CTGCGTCAGCTCCCCGAAGCAGACCGCGACGCAATTCGCATCGCCCAAGGCCCTCAATTCCCGCGCTGGCTGGAGCAGATCACCGCAACCGGCGGCTGCTCCCACCCCGTCCACCTGACCGGCTCCACCACCGTCCTGGACGGGACAACCGGCGAGATCCTCCACCACTACGACACTCGCAGCGAACCCGGCGAACGCCTCCTGATCCGCTGCCGCAACCGCCGCGCAACCATCTGCCCGGCCTGCTCCCGGCTCCACGCGGGCGACACCTTCCACCTCGTCCGCGCGGGCCTGATCGGCGGCAAGAACGTCCCCGCCACCGTGCGCACCCGGCCCCGCCTGTTCGTCACCCTCACCGCCCCGTCCTTCGGGCCGGTCCACCGGACTGGTGAGCAGTGCCGACCTCGCCGCGACCGCGGCACCTGTGACCACGGCCGCTCCCTCGGCTGCGGCGCCGTTCACGACGCGGCCGATCCCCTCGTCGGCCAACCAATCTGCCCGGACTGCTACGACTACACCGCCCACGTGCTCTGGCACGCGCACGCCTCCAAGCTGTGGGACCGGTTCGTCATCGACGTCCGGCGCCGCCTCGCCACCTCGGCAGGCATCGTGCAGTCCCGGTTCGCCCAGCACGCGCGGTTGTCCTTCGCCCGCGTCGCCGAGTACCAGAAGCGGGCGGCCGTCCACGTGCATGCCGTCGTCCGGCTCGACGGCCCGGACGGACCGGCTGATGACCCCCCGGCCTGGGGCACCGCCGACCGGCTCACCGATGCCGTGCAGACTTCGGCCCGTCGGGTCCTGGTCCGCACCCCCTACAGCCCCGCCGTGGGTGAGCTGGTGCTGCGCTGGGGCTCCCAGATCGACGCCCGACAGCTGCGCGCCGACGGCGACGGCCCCGACGATGACGCCGTAGCCGCATACGTCGCCAAGTACGTCACCAAAGGAGCGGACGAGACAGGCGCCGGCACCGACCACAAGCTCACCACCTGGGCCGACATCGACACGGCACCCGTGAGCGGACACGTCCGCGCCCTCATGCGGACCTGCTGGCGCCTCGGCGGCCTCCCCGAGTACGCGCCCCTGCACCTCCGTACCTGGGCTCACACGCTCGGCTACCGGGGCCACATCCTGACCAAGTCGCGCGCGTACTCGACGACGTACGCTGCCCTCCGCGCCGAACGCGCGCACCACGTCGGCCACGCCGACATCCTCGACACCGTCACCGAGCGGAATTGGCGCTACGTCGGCTCCGGCCACACTCCCGGCGCCGCCCTCATCGCCGCTGGAGTCGCCGAAGACCTCGCCGCGAGCAGCGAGATCGCTCGCGATGAACGTGAGGTGTCCCGGTGA
- a CDS encoding recombinase family protein produces the protein MSRSKLAKAVITPGEPAAIYCRISHARDEDQTGVDRQERICREIAQRLQLRVEAAHVYVDNNRSAWQRNRKRPGWEEMLKAMGEGEIRHVIVYHPDRLMRQPKDLEELLSIADDKRVLLHGEANRRDLSDPDDRFILRIEVAHACRSSDDTSRRLKDALKDKAREGKPHVGNRPYGYTSNGQAIIEDEAKIVREVFRRYLDGDSPQLIAEDLTMRGVPTSKGKVWQPENVRHLLSSNFVAGVRIHQGEEVGTGTWPAIIDRGQWDEVQRLRGYRAKQSRDGQKRPVRDYLLRGVATCSCGARMAGTNSVRYAYYRCTRADEVGQQKCGRSVSAVPLEAFARDVAIKVLTKLDTSGYEPATTTRPEADVLADEKDRAKLEELKQLWLNDDDFTTADFQSMRAPILKRMKERQRKTVKRPIAVLEGIAGPDAEVNWERLEKEEDYARMNAIYRFLFAAVVVRPPTRKGRGFDTNRVDIKPNPLD, from the coding sequence ATGAGTCGATCGAAGTTAGCCAAGGCCGTGATCACCCCGGGCGAGCCCGCAGCGATCTACTGCCGGATCTCCCACGCCCGGGACGAGGACCAGACCGGAGTGGACCGGCAGGAACGCATCTGCCGGGAGATCGCGCAACGGCTTCAGCTCCGTGTCGAAGCGGCCCACGTCTACGTGGACAACAACCGCTCTGCGTGGCAGCGCAACCGCAAGCGGCCCGGGTGGGAAGAGATGTTGAAGGCGATGGGGGAAGGGGAGATCCGGCACGTCATCGTCTACCACCCCGACCGCCTTATGCGGCAGCCGAAGGACCTCGAAGAGCTTCTCTCAATAGCCGATGACAAGCGCGTCCTGCTACACGGCGAGGCGAACCGGCGGGATCTGTCGGACCCCGATGACCGGTTCATTCTCCGCATCGAGGTGGCCCACGCGTGCCGCTCGTCCGACGACACGTCACGACGACTGAAGGACGCTCTCAAGGACAAGGCCCGCGAGGGCAAGCCGCACGTGGGCAACCGTCCCTACGGCTACACCAGCAACGGTCAGGCGATCATCGAGGATGAGGCAAAGATCGTCCGCGAAGTCTTCCGGCGGTATCTGGACGGCGACTCACCTCAGCTCATAGCTGAGGACCTGACCATGCGGGGAGTGCCCACTTCCAAGGGCAAAGTGTGGCAGCCGGAGAACGTACGCCATCTGCTGTCGTCCAACTTCGTGGCGGGTGTCCGGATCCACCAGGGCGAAGAAGTGGGAACCGGGACGTGGCCCGCCATCATCGATCGCGGCCAGTGGGACGAGGTTCAGCGGCTCAGGGGATACCGAGCCAAGCAATCCAGGGACGGGCAGAAGCGGCCGGTCCGGGACTACCTGTTGCGCGGAGTCGCGACGTGCTCATGCGGAGCCCGCATGGCCGGTACGAACAGCGTGCGGTACGCCTACTACCGGTGCACGCGCGCCGACGAAGTCGGCCAGCAGAAGTGCGGACGTTCCGTATCCGCCGTACCCCTGGAAGCCTTCGCGCGGGATGTGGCGATCAAGGTTCTGACCAAGCTGGACACCTCGGGCTACGAACCCGCCACGACCACGCGTCCCGAGGCTGACGTTCTCGCGGACGAGAAGGACCGGGCGAAGCTGGAAGAGCTGAAACAGCTTTGGCTCAACGATGACGACTTCACGACTGCCGATTTCCAATCCATGCGTGCGCCCATCCTCAAGCGGATGAAGGAGCGGCAGCGGAAGACCGTCAAACGCCCTATTGCCGTCCTGGAGGGGATCGCCGGACCGGACGCCGAAGTCAACTGGGAGCGCCTGGAGAAAGAGGAGGACTACGCACGCATGAACGCGATCTATCGTTTCCTGTTCGCTGCCGTGGTCGTCCGTCCGCCGACGAGGAAGGGCAGGGGGTTCGACACCAACCGCGTGGACATCAAGCCGAACCCGCTGGACTAG